GAGTCGGATTCTTGGGCCAGCGCGACGGCCAGCGTTTGTAATTCCGCCTCTTGTTGGCGTAAATCGGCAAAGGCGCTTAAGGCCAATTGCCACAGGTTGCCCTGGCCCGAGATCAACGAGGGATGCTGCTCCAGGTAGCCTATCCGCAGCGTTTTGGCCTGGTGAACGTGGCCGGCGGAGGGCAACTCCAGCCCGGCCAAAATCCGCAGCAGGGTTGTTTTGCCCTCCCCGTTAGGGCCAACCAGAGCAATCCGGTCGTTGGGATTGATAGACAGGTTAAGGTCCGAAAAAATATCTTGCCCGCCAAAATACTTGCCGAGGTTATGGGCTGTCAGAATGGTCATAGTTGCGCAATGATGGCTGTGTTTTAACGATTGGGAACCCCTCAAAAAACAAGCCTCCCAAAATCATCAATGTGTAGCAAGAGCGACCTATAGGCTTTAACTTTGGGAGTTGCTTAACCAATTATACCATAATGAAGAAGAGGGGAAAAGAATTGTGTTTGCTTAGGGGGCGTCTTAAAACTTTGCGGTAGAGACAGGACAATGTCCTGTCTCTACCCAATGGCCTAAAAATGGGGCAGCCCGTTTGTTTAGGGCAAAAGCGCCGGGGATGCTCCCTATTCCTGCTCAATGGTAAAACTGCCTGCACTCAATAATTTACCTTCCACATATAACTCTAACCGCCAGCGGCCCGCCTGGAGCGGCTGCCCCTTGGCATTAATAAAATAGTCAAACACCCCGGCCTCATCCCCGCGCCACTGTTCCGGGCTTCTTGACATTACTTGATTATCTCGATACCACACCCGTTCCCAGGCCTGGCCGTTGGCCATGTCTTTATATTCAAAAATGGCGTGGATTTCGGTCAGGCCCTGGCTAAAGGAATCGCCGGGTTTGATGGGGGCCAGGGTGGCCGGGTCATAGCCCTGGGCAAAGGTGATGTCGCCAAACCAGGGCGCGCCGGGCGTGGCCGGGGATGGAGTGAGGGTGCTGGTGGGGCGGACGGTGAACGTAGGCGTGGGCAGGGTTTTCACCAACCCTGGGGTGGGCGTATTCGTTGGCGGCCGGACGAAGAAGAAATACCCGGCCAGGCCGGTCAGCAGAATGAGGGCTACCAGGAGACCGCCCGCCAGCAGCCACGGCCACATGCCGGCAGCACGAGGGGAGGCGGTTGGCGAAGCCGGACCGGGCCTGCCGGCCGGGGGCGGGGCGGGCGACGGCCAGGCCGGGGCGGCCCTGGCCGGCCGCGCCATCGGCGCAGGCGGCTTTGTAGACGGCGCAGGCGGGACCGGCTCGGTAACGCGAGGCGCGAGCGGGGGCATTGTCTGAGAGGCCGGGGCGGTGGGGCCAATTTCCGCATGCAGCGCGGCCAGGGCCTGGTTCAAGGCCGCGGCCAACTGCCCGGCGCTGGCGTAACGTTTCTCTTTATCTTTGGCCAACGCTTTAAAAATAACCTGCTCCACTGCCGGCGGCAGGTTGGGGTTAAGGGCGCGCGGGGACGGCAGCGGCTCGGTGATGTGCTTGACCATGGTGCCCATTGGCGTTGCGGCCTCAAACGGCACCCGGCCGGTAGCCATTTCATACAA
This region of Anaerolineae bacterium genomic DNA includes:
- a CDS encoding serine/threonine protein kinase — encoded protein: MTAKLIGQTIGQYQIVEQIGEGGMATVYKAYQPGLDRYVAFKVLPEYYLHDSTFLTRFEREARVIAKLSHPHILPIYDYGRSGQTTFIVMQYIEGGTLKEVMGRPLALSQAALFVGQIADALDYAHRRGILHRDVKPGNILLEEGRRVLLTDFGLAKMAAGSTQLTEAGVGIGTPAYMSPEQGQGLAVDARTDIYALGIILYEMATGRVPFEAATPMGTMVKHITEPLPSPRALNPNLPPAVEQVIFKALAKDKEKRYASAGQLAAALNQALAALHAEIGPTAPASQTMPPLAPRVTEPVPPAPSTKPPAPMARPARAAPAWPSPAPPPAGRPGPASPTASPRAAGMWPWLLAGGLLVALILLTGLAGYFFFVRPPTNTPTPGLVKTLPTPTFTVRPTSTLTPSPATPGAPWFGDITFAQGYDPATLAPIKPGDSFSQGLTEIHAIFEYKDMANGQAWERVWYRDNQVMSRSPEQWRGDEAGVFDYFINAKGQPLQAGRWRLELYVEGKLLSAGSFTIEQE